A window of the Arachis duranensis cultivar V14167 chromosome 5, aradu.V14167.gnm2.J7QH, whole genome shotgun sequence genome harbors these coding sequences:
- the LOC107488386 gene encoding RNA-binding protein Y14: MQGNGADGEALDFEPEDDDLMDEDAAADADADPRAPPPKLKSAITAGASSSLSTPKKTKGRGFRQDSDPNRNTRLQGSDFDSLATEGGPGPQRSIEGWIILVTGVHEEAQEDDLQNAFGEYGEIKNLHLNLDRRTGFVKGYALIEYERAEEARNAIENLNGSELLTQTIYVDWAFSSGPINESARRKNARPTRERRSRSPRRRY; encoded by the exons ATGCAGGGTAACGGTGCCGATGGAGAAGCCTTGGATTTCGAGCCTGAGGACGACGACCTCATGGACGAGGACGCCGCCGCCGACGCTGACGCTGACCCCCGCGCTCCTCCTCCTAAGCTCAAGTCCGCCATCACCGCCGGCGCCTCTTCCTCCCTCTCCACCCCTAAGAAGACCAAGGGCCGCGGCTTCCGTCAGGACTCCGATCCCAACCGCAATACCCGCCTCCAGGGCTCCGATTTCGACTCCCTTGCCACCGAGGGCGGTCCTGGCCCTCAAAGAT CCATTGAAGGATGGATTATTCTGGTGACGGGCGTGCACGAGGAAGCGCAGGAGGATGATTTGCAAAACGCTTTTGGAGAATACGGAGAGATTAAGAACTTGCATTTGAATCTCGACCGTCGCACTGGTTTTGTCAAA ggTTATGCCCTGATTGAATATGAGCGTGCTGAGGAAGCTCGTAATGCCATAGAGAATTTGAATGGATCCGAGCTTCTCACACAAACCATTTACGTAGACTGGGCATTCAGCAGTGGACCTATTAACGAATCAGCGAGAAGAAAGAATGCTAG ACCAACTCGTGAGCGACGCTCAAGGAGCCCTCGCAGGAGATATTGA